From a single Vitis vinifera cultivar Pinot Noir 40024 chromosome 18, ASM3070453v1 genomic region:
- the LOC100246044 gene encoding disease resistance protein RUN1-like yields MASSTQKPSSSSTSIRKHKFEVFLSFRGEDTRYNFTDHLFVNLDRKGINTFRDDRLERGEEITSELLKTIEESRISVVVFSKNYAHSKWCLDELAKIMECKEKMEQIVLPVFYHVDPSDVEEQTGSFGEAFSIHERNVDEKKMQRWRASLTAASNLSGYHVKNDGYESEIIKEIADDIHRKLDHKILDVGQHMVGMDAHLEELKSLINIGLNDIRMVGIYGLGGIGKTTIAKYICNEISYEFESISFLENVREKSKATFGLLQLQEQLLDNVLKSKNKIKLSSIPEGINVIKNRVCSKKVLIVLDDVDCSDQLNALAGNCDWFGFGSRIIITTRDKHVLRVHQVHALYKAKGLKYEEAIQLFSWNAFKTNRPIESYASLSERAVGCVKGLPLALKVLGSFLFSKTEAEWESALEKLKRKPNMEVQNALRISFDGLDETEQELFLDIACFFKGQPKDISTRILYACHFHPEVGMRVLSDKCLITLSGRFIWMHDLLQEMGREIVRQTSPKEPGKWSRLWDPEDIYRVLTRNTGTKTIEGIILDLNMPKSKQIEFTAEAFKMMKELRLLKVHQDAEYAGTEGQAVTAPKVHFSGDFEFPSYELRYLQWDGYPLESLPSNFHGEELVELKFRSSNIKQLFQENKLLEKLKVIDLSHSQHLIEIPNISNAPNLEILILEWCYNFESLPSDIYKLNYLANLCCSRCRKLKNFPKIKEDMERLRELHLNYTSIQELPSSVKRLKGLEDLNLDGCYSLLSLPDSICNLRSLKTLNINSCMNLKKLPENIKSLQCLEKFYARWVNCQLPSLLGLCSLRELVVSHSNLRQGAILSDISCLYSLQRLNLSHCNLVEGDIPTEICHLSMLKVLDLSGNQFSSLPAGISQLSELRVIRLKHCKMLQEIPELPSSLRDIDAHDCAWLKTLSSSASLPWKRQLWCSLFNCFKSEVQDLECGSRWLDAKFYDIVYRGKGISIVMPGSCGIPEWIKHQKMGSGVTIELPMNWHEDKNLLGFVLCSLNVPAKDELASLHCRLIINGNHFESLYFITFGCYECDASDLVWLLYYPKIGIPARYRSNQWRNLKVIFYYININNRKPSKVEKSGVHLIYDQGDGSGAADTNVNIKRSLEDVENNPAEDPYNKRLRGPDPDHRTQNSPQLNQES; encoded by the exons ATGGCTTCCTCTACCCAaaaaccctcttcttcttcgACCTCAATCCGTAAACATAAGTTCGAAGTGTTCTTGAGTTTTAGAGGTGAAGACACCCGCTACAATTTTACGGATCATTTATTCGTAAATTTGGATCGTAAGGGGATTAACACTTTCAGAGACGATCGACTCGAGAGAGGAGAGGAGATCACATCAGAACTTTTGAAAACTATTGAAGAATCAAGAATTTCCGTAGTTGTGTTCTCAAAAAACTATGCGCATTCCAAGTGGTGTTTGGATGAGTTAGCGAAGATCATGGAGTGcaaggaaaaaatggaacaaaTAGTCTTGCCGGTGTTCTACCACGTGGATCCTTCTGATGTGGAAGAGCAAACAGGGAGCTTCGGAGAGGCATTTTCCATTCATGAGAGAAATGTAGATGAGAAAAAGATGCAAAGGTGGAGGGCTTCCTTGACTGCAGCAAGCAATCTAAGTGGTTACCATGTGAAGAATGATGG GTATGAATCAGAGATAATTAAGGAAATTGCAGATGACATCCATAGAAAATTGGATCATAAGATTTTGGATGTTGGTCAGCACATGGTTGGGATGGATGCTCATCTTGAAGAACTAAAGTCATTGATAAACATTGGATTAAATGACATTCGCATGGTTGGGATCTATGGACTTGGTGGAATTGGTAAGACTACCATCGCCAAATATATTTGTAATGAAATCTCATATGAATTTGAAAGCATTAGCTTTCTTGAGAATGTCAGAGAAAAATCCAAAGCTACTTTTGGTTTGCTTCAATTACAGGAACAACTTCTTGACAATGTTCTGAAGTcgaagaataaaataaaattgagcaGTATTCCTGAAGGAATCAATGTGATAAAAAATAGGGTCTGCTCAAAAAAAGTTCTTATTGTTCTTGATGATGTTGATTGTTCAGACCAATTAAATGCCTTAGCTGGAAATTGTGATTGGTTTGGTTTCGGAAGTAGAATCATCATAACCACGAGAGATAAGCATGTACTACGTGTGCATCAAGTACATGCATTATACAAGGCCAAGGGATTGAAATATGAAGAAGCAATTCAACTCTTTAGTTGGAATGCCTTTAAAACAAATCGCCCAATAGAAAGTTATGCATCTCTCTCAGAACGTGCAGTTGGTTGTGTGAAAGGTCTTCCACTAGCTCTAAAAGTTTTGGGTTCCTTTCTTTTTAGCAAAACAGAAGCCGAATGGGAAAGTGCATtggaaaagttaaaaagaaaaccTAATATGGAAGTCCAAAATGCTCTTAGGATAAGCTTTGATGGTCTAGATGAAACAGAGCAGGAATTATTCCTAGATATTGCTTGCTTCTTTAAGGGGCAACCCAAAGATATTTCTACAAGAATATTATATGCTTGTCATTTCCATCCAGAGGTTGGAATGAGAGTTCTTAGTGACAAGTGTCTCATAACTCTTAGTGGTCGATTCATATGGATGCATGACTTATTACAAGAAATGGGTAGGGAAATTGTTCGTCAAACATCTCCTAAAGAGCCAGGAAAATGGAGCAGATTGTGGGATCCTGAGGATATTTATCGTGTATTAACAAGAAATACA GGGACCAAAACAATTGAAGGGATAATCCTTGACCTTAACATGCctaaatcaaaacaaatagaATTTACTGCTGAAGCCTTCAAAATGATGAAGGAACTTAGATTGCTCAAGGTACATCAAGATGCTGAATATGCCGGTACCGAGGGTCAAGCAGTGACTGCTCCTAAAGTTCACTTTTCTGGAGACTTTGAATTTCCTTCATATGAGTTAAGGTATCTCCAGTGGGATGGATACCCTTTGGAATCTTTGCCATCAAATTTTCATGGAGAGGAACTTGTTGAACTCAAATTTCGGAGTAGcaacataaaacaactttttCAAGAAAACAAG CTTCTTGAAAAGTTGAAAGTTATCGATCTCAGTCATTCACAACATCTCATTGAAATACCAAACATATCAAATGCGCCAAATTTGGAGATCCTAATTCTTGAAT GGTGCTATAATTTTGAGAGTCTTCCAAGTGACATTTATAAGTTAAATTACCTTGCAAACCTTTGTTGCTCTCGCTgcagaaaactaaaaaattttccaaaaatcaaggAGGACATGGAGAGGCTGAGAGagcttcatttaaattacaCATCCATACAAGAGCTGCCATCATCAGTTAAACGTTTGAAAGGGCTTGAAGACTTGAATTTGGATGGTTGTTATAGCCTCCTCAGTCTTCCAGACAGCATTTGCAATTTGAGATCTCTTAAAACTCTCAATATTAATTCCTGTATGAATCTCAAGAAATTGCCAGAGAATATTAAAAGCTTGCAGTGTTTGGAGAAGTTTTATGCACGATGGGTTAATTGTCAATTGCCTTCCCTCTTAGGTTTATGCTCCTTAAGAGAATTAGTTGTAAGTCATTCCAATCTCAGGCAAGGAGCAATCCTGAGTGATATTTCCTGCTTGTACTCATTGCAAAGATTGAATCTAAGTCACTGCAATCTAGTTGAAGGTGATATCCCTACTGAGATTTGCCATCTATCAATGTTGAAAGTACTGGACCTGAGCGGCAACCAATTTAGCAGCTTACCTGCTGGAATCAGTCAACTTTCCGAGCTGCGAGTCATCAGGTTGAAACACTGCAAGATGCTTCAAGAAATCCCAGAGCTGCCCTCAAGCCTACGAGACATTGATGCACATGATTGTGCATGGTTGAAAACTTTATCAAGTTCCGCATCATTGCCATGGAAGAGGCAGTTATGGTGCTCTCTCTTTAATTGCTTCAAATCAGAAGTTCAG GATTTGGAATGTGGGAGTAGGTGGTTAGATGCAAAGTTTTATGATATTGTCTATCGTGGTAAGGGAATCAGTATTGTCATGCCTGGAAGCTGTGGAATTCCAGAATGGATAAAGCATCAGAAAATGGGAAGTGGAGTAACAATAGAGCTTCCTATGAATTGGCACGAGGATAAGAATCTCTTGGGTTTTGTTCTATGTTCTCTTAATGTTCCAGCTAAGGATGAACTAGCCAGTCTACATTGCAGACTGATTATCAATGGCAATCATTTCGAATCTCTTTACTTCATTACCTTTGGCTGCTATGAGTGTGATGCATCTGATCTAGTGTGGTTGTTATATTATCCTAAGATTGGTATTCCGGCGAGGTATCGCTCAAATCAATGGAGGAACCTTAAAGTTATATTCTACTATATCAATATCAACAATCGCAAACCAAGTAAGGTGGAAAAGAGTGGAGTCCATCTTATATATGACCAAGGAGATGGATCAGGAGCAGCAGATACTAATGTTAATATCAAGAGAAGCCTTGAGGATGTAGAAAACAACCCAGCTGAGGACCCATACAATAAAAGATTGAGAGGACCTGACCCTGATCACAGGACTCAAAATAGTCCTCAGTTGAATCAGGAAAGCTAA
- the LOC104882768 gene encoding uncharacterized protein LOC104882768, protein MDGEDWPDPLPKGWTLKKYSNGKVWAHNTRTGQTFRTKKDLLRYVHYAENVLPLFANNNLPYEDSQAVADSKGKAVDDYTDESVKAFDDKEGNSEQPSNNEDGNSGEGDDDDDDDDDDDNNSLYGGLDFSKGIWGIDDVEIIERTSSHASVIVTDVPNTHNNQLPERNMKVQADQQPETKTKAKTVTEHRRNKRTGPQKKFKMPPKRFRGSGSRKNRHQKP, encoded by the exons GTTTGGGCACATAATACGAGGACTGGACAGACATTTCGTACAAAAAAAGATCTCCTTCGTTATGTGCATTATGCTGAAAATGTGCTTCCTCTTTTTGCTA ACAACAATCTCCCATATGAAGACTCTCAAGCCGTAGCAGATTCCAAAGGCAAAGCTGTTGATGATTACACAGACGAATCTGTAAAAGCTTTTGATGATAAAGAAGGAAATTCAGAGCAACCTTCTAACAATGAAGATGGCAATTCGGGGGaaggtgatgatgatgatgatgacgatgaCGACGACGACAACAACAGTTTGTATGGAGGTTTAGACTTCAGCAAAGGCATTTGGGGCATAGATGATGTTGAGATAATCGAACGCACCTCATCCCATGCTTCAGTAATTGTAACTGATGTCCCGAATACCCACAATAATCAACTGCCAGAGAGAAACATGAAGGTCCAGGCTGACCAACAGCCAGAGACGAAGACGAAGGCGAAGACGGTAACTGAACACCGGAGAAACAAGAGAACTGGGCCTCAGAAGAAATTTAAAATGCCTCCTAAGCGTTTTCGTGGATCAGGCTCACGTAAGAACCGTCATCAGAAGCCTTAG